GGTTTGGCTGTAGGACGCACAATGGCAGCTATTTTGGAGAATTATCAACAACCAGATGGGACGGTGCGTGTACCGAAAGCACTGCAACCGTTTTTGGGGAGAGAGGTGTTGTGATTGTGGGAATGGGAATGGGGAGACAAAAAGACAAGCAGACAAGGGGGACCAATCTTATCGCAGGGGGAGAAATATTTCTTCTTTCTTATTCTTTACCCTTTCCCCTTTCCCCCTCCTTCTTTACCAATTCCCAATTACCAATTACCCATTACCCCCAAAACGACAAAATATGCCTCTTTTGAGAAGTGCTAAACTTTCACAGATTTTAAAATAAAGCTATATATAGCTCAATAGGTTCAATAATTTTCTCTATGCCAGTTTTAGCAGCGATCGCAGTCTTGGCTGTTCTGATCTTGGTACACGAGCTGGGACATTTTATCGCAGCACGGTCTCAAGGTATTTACGCCAACCGTTTTTCTTTAGGTTTTGGTCCGATTATTTTTAAGTACCAAGGTTCACAAACTGAATATGCTGTCCGTGCTTTTCCTTTGGGTGGGTTTGTCGGTTTTCCCGACGATGACCCGGATAGTGATATTCCGCCGAATGACCCGAATCTGCTGCGTAACCGTCCAATTTTAGATCGGGCGATCGTCATCAGTGCGGGTGTGATAGCAAATTTAATATTTGCTTATTTAGTACTAGTTCTTCAGTTGGGTATTGTTGGTATTCCGGAGAAAATCAATTACCAGCCTGGTGTACTTGTGCAGCCTGTTAATGAACAGTCCATCGCTTACCAAGCGGGAATAAGGGAAAGAGACATTATTCTTGCTGTCGGTGGTAAAGAACTGCCAGCTTCGCAAGATTCCAGCACTTTGCTGAGAAAAGAAATTCAAAATCATCCAAATCAGCCAATTGAATTGACAGTTCAGCACGAAAATCAACAACGTACCCTAAAACTAACGCCGGCAAGAGGAACTGACGGCAAAGGTTTGATTGGTATTCAACTTGGTGCTAATGGTACACCCGTTTATCGTCGTCCCCGCAATCCGCTAGAAATTTTTAGCATTGCTGCTAACAGATTTCAACAATTAGTTGTGGGTACGCTGAGTGGTTTTGGGCAGTTGATTACGAACTTTCAACAAACTGCCGGACAAGTTTCTGGACCAGTTAATATTGTTAAAGTCGGTGCAAAATTGGCTGCTAATGACAGTACAAATTTGCTTTCATTTGCGGCAATTATCAGCATTAACCTGGCTATTATCAATATTTTGCCTCTTCCGGCTTTGGATGGGGGACAACTGGCTTTCCTGCTGATTGAAGGTGTGCGCGGTAAACCTCTGCCATCTCGCATTCAAGAAGGTGTGATGCAAACTGGTTTGGTGCTACTTTTAGGTTTAGGACTTTTTCTGATAGTTAAAGAAACTACGCAGTTGGAGTGGGTACAAAAATTATTCCAGTAAGCACTACTCGCAAAAGGCTATCTAAAAAGCAACGGGCGCAAGAAATTCTTTTGCGCCTAAAGCTTTTATACCCTGATGCGACTTGCTCTTTGAACTACTCAACACCTGTACAGTTGCTAGTCGCAACAATTTTATCTGCTCAGTGTACAGATGAGCGAGTGAATAAAGTAACACCAGCTTTATTTGGTAGATTTCCGGATGCAGCGAGTTTTGCGATCGCCGATTTGACAGAGTTAGAAAATTTGGTGCGTTCAACTGGGTTTTATCGCAATAAGGCGAAGAATATTCAAGCTGCTTGTCGGATGATTGTCAACGAATTTAACTCGCAAGTGCCCAACCGAATGGAAGAGCTTTTAAAGCTTCCAGGTGTAGCGCGGAAAACGGCTAATGTGGTGCTAGCTCATGCGTATGGTATTAATGCTGGGGTGACAGTAGATACTCATGTTGCACGTCTAAGCCAACGTTTGGGCTTAACTAAACATACAGACCCGATCCGCATTGAGCTAGATTTGATCGAGTTATTACCGCAACCAGATTGGGAAAATTGGTCAATTAGACTAATTTATCATGGTCGAGCCATTTGTAAAGCGCGATCGCCTGCCTGCGTTGCATGTCAATTAGCTGAATTATGTCCCTCTGCTGGGGAATAGGGACTGGGGACTGGGAACAAACAAAAAAGATAGATGTGAATAATTTTTTCCTAATCCCTAGTCCCTAATCCCTAATCCCCAGTCCCCATTTATCGATACCATCCGATACAATGGAAAATGCTGTCTTTAAATAAGTAAAAAGTATATGGCAAAAAAGAGCATGATTGAGCGCGAGAAGAAGCGCGTGAGAATAGCTGAAAAATATGCGGAAAAGCGGGAAGCGTTGCTCGAAGAGTTCCGCAATACTGAATCTCCCCTTGATAAGTTGGAAGTTCACCGCAAAATTCAACAGCTACCCCGCAATAGCGCTCCTACTCGTCAGCACAACCGTTGTTGGGTAACTGGTCGTTCTAGAGGAGTTTACCGCGATTTCGGGTTGTCTCGCAACGTGCTGCGTGAATGGGCACACGAAGGTCTTTTACCTGGTGTGGTTAAGTCTAGTTGGTAGTTGATGGTTGATAGTTGTTGGTTGATAGTTGTTTACGACTAATCACTAACCACTAACCACTAACCACTAACCACTAACAAAATTTTATTCCCCACAACACTTATCAATTCCCAGACTTTCTAAGAGTAGATCGCTGACGGCGTTGGCGATCGCAAACTCTCCATAGAAACTTTTGGAAAAATCAAATGCCTGCATCTCTGTGACTATGGCAATTACCAGAGAACCCAGGTCATTTTCTCCTTCCATGCGTTGGCGGACAAAAATCTGTGCTGCACGTTGGGCGATAATTTGATTGACGGCTTCGGGGATAAACTCTGTATCTAGCCACCGCAACAGGCTTTCTCGCAACCATTCTCCCTCTTGTTGGGGATTTTTTGACGGTGGCAGGGTGATTGATCGAATGGGTTCAGTCATTTTCTTTATCTTATACGCAGAGTGACGCGGAGGATGGCTTTTTTTATTTTGCGCTTAACGTATGCAATATGATATAGCTGCTATTATTCAAGGCTATGCTCAAGGCTATTTTCTCATGGCTGATGATAGCAATGGCTTGGAGTGGTATAGCAGTCGCGATCGCACTTTAATTCCTTTGGATGACCGATTTTGCTACCCTAAGTCTTTGCGACGTGTTATCAATCAAGAGCGCTTTTCTGTAGCGATTAACCGGGATTTCAAGGCTGTGGTGTTGGGTTGTGCTAACCGCGAAACAACTTGGATTTCACCTGAGTTAGAAGATATTTATTGGGAACTTTACCAAGCTGGTTGGGCGTATAGTTTTGAAACTTGGCTGGGTGATGAACTTGCCGGAGGAATTTTAGGAATTGTGATCGGTGGTGCTTTTATTGGCGAATCAATGTTTTACCGCATTCCTGAAGGTTCTAAGGTGGCAATGGTGAAGTTGGTAGAAAGATTGCGAGAAAGAAAATTTGTGCTGTTTGATGGCCAAATGATGAATCCCCATTTGGAGAGGTTTGGCGCTTATCGAGTTGATGATGATGAATATCAAGCTTTACTCAACCAAGCTTTGCAACGTAAATGTTATTTTTTATAAAAAATAACACTTATACATTCTTATTAAACTGGATTTTCTACAGTAAATATACTTGCCAAATTCAAAAGCGTGTCATTACAACGGTTTCAATTGTTGAGTAAAAATTGTTAAAGTAGGCTTCTGTATCTGTATCAGCGTTCGCAGGAGATACCACGAGCATCAAGCTTTTTCTAAGTGTAATCATAATTTACCGTATGGTGATACAAACGTCGTCAGTAACTTATCGCAGGTAAAAAAGTACACAAGGACACTTAAGATAGTTAAGGGAAAATCTATAAATTAGATAAGAATCGAAAAAACCGTCAAATATAAATAGGTTTCGAGAACTGGTGTTATCGAAACTAAAAACTTTTAAGGTATAGTATTTTAGCTGGATGTTTCAATTGTAACTAAGGTAAAACA
Above is a genomic segment from Tolypothrix sp. NIES-4075 containing:
- the rseP gene encoding RIP metalloprotease RseP, which encodes MPVLAAIAVLAVLILVHELGHFIAARSQGIYANRFSLGFGPIIFKYQGSQTEYAVRAFPLGGFVGFPDDDPDSDIPPNDPNLLRNRPILDRAIVISAGVIANLIFAYLVLVLQLGIVGIPEKINYQPGVLVQPVNEQSIAYQAGIRERDIILAVGGKELPASQDSSTLLRKEIQNHPNQPIELTVQHENQQRTLKLTPARGTDGKGLIGIQLGANGTPVYRRPRNPLEIFSIAANRFQQLVVGTLSGFGQLITNFQQTAGQVSGPVNIVKVGAKLAANDSTNLLSFAAIISINLAIINILPLPALDGGQLAFLLIEGVRGKPLPSRIQEGVMQTGLVLLLGLGLFLIVKETTQLEWVQKLFQ
- the nth gene encoding endonuclease III yields the protein MGTKIIPVSTTRKRLSKKQRAQEILLRLKLLYPDATCSLNYSTPVQLLVATILSAQCTDERVNKVTPALFGRFPDAASFAIADLTELENLVRSTGFYRNKAKNIQAACRMIVNEFNSQVPNRMEELLKLPGVARKTANVVLAHAYGINAGVTVDTHVARLSQRLGLTKHTDPIRIELDLIELLPQPDWENWSIRLIYHGRAICKARSPACVACQLAELCPSAGE
- the rpsN gene encoding 30S ribosomal protein S14, translating into MAKKSMIEREKKRVRIAEKYAEKREALLEEFRNTESPLDKLEVHRKIQQLPRNSAPTRQHNRCWVTGRSRGVYRDFGLSRNVLREWAHEGLLPGVVKSSW
- the aat gene encoding leucyl/phenylalanyl-tRNA--protein transferase; the encoded protein is MQYDIAAIIQGYAQGYFLMADDSNGLEWYSSRDRTLIPLDDRFCYPKSLRRVINQERFSVAINRDFKAVVLGCANRETTWISPELEDIYWELYQAGWAYSFETWLGDELAGGILGIVIGGAFIGESMFYRIPEGSKVAMVKLVERLRERKFVLFDGQMMNPHLERFGAYRVDDDEYQALLNQALQRKCYFL